In Ignavibacteriota bacterium, a single genomic region encodes these proteins:
- a CDS encoding TonB-dependent receptor, which yields MKIARLLFVFLFCFSHILFAGNTGKISGKVTDAKNSEGLMGVNIHVVGTAFGAVTDFEGNYSIIGVPPATYTLKASLIGYNSVSVTNVGVNIDLTTKQDFQLTETTVEVKEMVIVAEKPMVQHDITASTSIVSKELISNLAVTEMRDVIQLQAGIVSQGGDLHLRGGRKGQIAYQIDGVPVSDAYDGSNTVELGANAIQELQVVSGAFNAEYGQAMSGIVNIVTKDGGDKISGNVQMYSGSYLSERDNIFWNLKNYRPLSVKNVDVSLSGPLISDKLYFYANARYFGSDGFHWGKRVFNLNDYSFEDASSSELNFIIRKTGNDEYVSLNPNKKNFLQSKLAYRLLSNLKVSYNYIYDYQEYRDFDFSVRMTPDNNLERFRFTHSNIVTINHALSSSSFYNVSLSYLFKNYRHYLFEDINTGNPFMPTLYVDHRNNQNPPYTLGIGGTKHERFQRNTGTMGVKLDWMNQFTKEIAVQFGGDFKRHRLFYQNINLVPKLDSAGLEVFPYDVMVAPISSQSYDEYLHEPTEGALYFQTKIEAFNLILNAGFRFDYFNPDGVVLNDEHSDPNDPLYYQYTVDDPNINSPLKPDNRFFDYNGDGVQDTAAGERTKTVADRLEYWYKKAKSKTQISPRFGLAFPISADGVIHFSFGHFFQLPSYELMYANPEFEIGTGSGIQGLFGNTDLEPQKTVKGEIGLKQQLTEEIAADVTMFFEDFRNLVGTQTADVVVFGRDRSYRKYVNTDFGFTKGVVLKLEKRFSDGIAANLDYTYSMTKYNASDPADSRNAIFGGKQPQTYLAPADWDQTHTLNVVVAYSQPQNWGLSVITNFSTGTPYSPTNNKNSAVKENVYPYNSEYKPNIFNVDLRVNKDFHLGSSTLSFYMRVFNLLDLDNARSVNANSGDPYFNFDRLEAEENIRTYNFKYYNTLDDYYINPGNFSEPRRIELGTSFTF from the coding sequence AAGGACTCATGGGTGTGAATATCCATGTTGTCGGAACAGCATTTGGTGCAGTAACGGATTTTGAGGGGAATTATTCCATCATCGGTGTACCGCCCGCAACATACACGCTGAAGGCATCGCTCATCGGCTACAATTCCGTCAGTGTTACCAATGTTGGCGTTAACATAGACCTGACAACGAAACAGGATTTCCAATTAACAGAAACAACCGTTGAAGTAAAAGAGATGGTCATTGTTGCAGAAAAGCCGATGGTGCAACACGATATAACCGCTTCAACATCAATCGTGAGTAAAGAACTGATTTCAAATCTTGCCGTAACGGAAATGCGCGATGTTATTCAGTTACAAGCAGGAATAGTTTCTCAAGGCGGTGACTTGCATTTACGCGGTGGAAGAAAAGGACAAATCGCTTACCAGATTGATGGCGTTCCGGTTTCCGATGCTTACGATGGAAGCAACACCGTGGAGTTGGGAGCGAATGCAATTCAGGAATTACAGGTTGTCAGTGGCGCATTCAATGCGGAGTATGGGCAGGCGATGTCAGGAATAGTCAACATTGTAACGAAAGATGGCGGAGATAAAATTTCCGGTAATGTGCAGATGTATTCAGGAAGTTATTTGTCAGAACGGGATAATATTTTCTGGAACCTGAAAAATTATCGTCCGCTCTCTGTGAAGAATGTTGATGTCAGTTTAAGCGGTCCGCTTATCTCAGATAAGTTATATTTTTATGCAAACGCGAGGTATTTCGGTAGCGATGGTTTTCATTGGGGGAAGCGAGTTTTTAATCTTAATGATTATTCATTTGAAGACGCGAGTAGTTCAGAGTTAAATTTTATCATTCGGAAAACCGGTAATGATGAATATGTTTCTCTCAATCCAAATAAGAAAAATTTCCTACAGAGTAAACTAGCATATCGTCTCCTCTCGAATTTAAAAGTCTCTTACAATTATATTTATGATTACCAAGAGTATAGAGATTTTGATTTTAGTGTTCGTATGACCCCCGATAATAATTTAGAGCGATTTCGTTTCACACATTCAAATATTGTAACAATCAACCACGCGTTATCGTCATCAAGTTTTTATAATGTAAGTCTTTCTTATCTCTTCAAAAATTATCGTCATTATTTATTTGAAGATATTAACACGGGGAATCCTTTCATGCCGACATTGTATGTTGACCATCGAAACAACCAAAATCCTCCATACACGCTTGGAATCGGTGGAACGAAGCACGAGCGGTTCCAGAGGAACACCGGAACGATGGGAGTGAAATTGGATTGGATGAATCAGTTCACAAAAGAAATCGCGGTTCAATTTGGCGGCGATTTCAAACGACACAGATTGTTCTACCAGAATATCAATCTTGTACCGAAACTTGATTCGGCAGGTTTGGAAGTATTTCCATACGACGTGATGGTCGCTCCAATATCCAGCCAAAGTTATGATGAATATTTGCATGAGCCGACGGAAGGCGCGTTATATTTTCAGACAAAAATTGAAGCATTCAACTTGATATTGAATGCCGGTTTCCGTTTCGATTACTTCAATCCAGATGGTGTTGTGCTGAACGATGAACATTCAGACCCGAATGACCCACTCTACTATCAATACACCGTTGATGACCCGAATATCAATAGCCCGTTAAAACCGGATAATAGATTTTTTGATTACAATGGAGATGGTGTTCAGGATACTGCCGCGGGAGAGCGAACAAAAACTGTAGCAGACCGTTTAGAATACTGGTATAAAAAAGCAAAGAGCAAGACACAAATCAGCCCGCGCTTCGGACTTGCATTCCCCATCAGCGCTGATGGCGTAATTCACTTTTCCTTCGGACATTTCTTCCAACTCCCTTCGTATGAATTGATGTACGCCAATCCTGAATTTGAAATCGGAACCGGTTCTGGAATTCAAGGATTGTTTGGCAACACTGATTTGGAACCACAAAAAACAGTAAAGGGAGAAATCGGCTTGAAACAACAATTGACCGAAGAGATTGCGGCTGATGTAACAATGTTCTTTGAAGATTTCAGAAATCTTGTCGGGACGCAAACAGCGGACGTTGTTGTGTTTGGAAGAGACAGAAGTTACAGAAAGTATGTGAACACGGACTTTGGATTTACCAAGGGAGTTGTTTTGAAACTAGAAAAACGTTTCTCCGATGGAATCGCGGCAAATCTTGATTACACATATTCAATGACAAAATATAATGCAAGCGACCCGGCAGATTCGAGAAATGCTATCTTTGGCGGGAAGCAACCCCAAACCTATCTCGCCCCTGCTGATTGGGACCAGACGCATACACTTAATGTTGTTGTTGCGTATTCTCAACCGCAAAACTGGGGATTGTCTGTTATTACGAATTTCTCAACAGGCACTCCGTATTCACCAACCAACAATAAGAACAGCGCTGTCAAAGAAAATGTATATCCATATAATAGTGAATATAAACCCAACATTTTTAATGTTGATTTACGCGTGAACAAGGATTTTCATTTGGGCAGTTCGACCCTTTCGTTCTACATGCGTGTCTTTAATTTACTTGATTTAGATAATGCCCGCTCAGTGAACGCGAATTCCGGTGACCCGTACTTCAACTTTGACAGACTGGAGGCTGAAGAAAACATTAGGACGTATAATTTCAAATATTATAACACGCTTGATGATTACTACATCAATCCCGGAAACTTCTCTGAACCGAGAAGAATCGAACTTGGCACTTCGTTTACTTTTTAA